A stretch of DNA from Oscillospiraceae bacterium:
TCCTTCTGACAGCGCTTTGCAATCCTCCGGTTTTTACTCTTGCGAATACCGAGCGAAAGAGGTGCGGTTATGTTTGCCCGAAGTGCTCAAAAAAAAGGTATAAGCCGAAAAGGAACTAAATTTAAATTGTCTGTCTTGTTTCTGATCGCGGTTATGATATTGTTAAGCGGTCTTTATTTGAGCTACATTTGGAACAGATATCAAACCATGGCCTCCGATGAAGCCATCTCTCTGGCGGAATCGTTGGAATCGTTCTTGCATTCAGACCAAATCGCAGTTTTATCCGGCAGTGCCGATGATCTTCAAAAACCAGAATATATCACGACAAAACAGAGCCTAAAATGGCTGGTTGAAGTAAAAAACCAAATTCGTTTTGCATACCTCATGGCTCTGAGGGACGGAAAAGTGATTTTTTTAATGGATTCCGAATCGCCGGAATCCCTCGATTATTCGCCGCCCGGCCAAGTTTATGCGGAGGCAGACAAACAAACTTTTTTATCTTTTACTGCGGGGAAGACCGTGCTGACCCGCCCATCGGTCGACCGGTGGGGCACCTGGGTCAGTGTGATGGTGCCGATTAAAAATTCAAACGGCAATACGATCGCTGTTTTCGGAATCGATTATTCCGCCGAAGAATGGAATCTGCGCATTTGGGAACGAATGATCGCGGATATTGTCATCGTATTTTGTGTTTTTTCTTTATTTATCGCTTGGCTTTTGTCAAGAACCCGGAGCGCTCTTTTAAAAGAACTCGGGAAAAAACTCGCTTTGGATGAAGCCCTGTATCACAGCGTCTTCAACCAGGCCCCAATCGGAATTGCGATTGTAAACGATAAGAGTTTCGTAAACCGTTCGGAATTCGGAAACTCAAACATCAATCCGACCTTCGAACGGATTCTCGGAAGATCCAGCCGTGAACTCACAGAAGTCAAATGGCCCGACATCACGCACCCGGATGACCTGAAACCGGATTTGGATCATTTCGAGCTATTTAAATCGGGTAAAACCAACGGTTATACCATGGAAAAACGGTTTATAAAACCTGACGGTTCAGCCGTGTGGACTAATATGAAAATATCGGCGTTTTTGAACGGTCCCGAAAACAGCCCGATGCATCTTTGTCTGCTCGAAGATATCTCCGCACGAAAAGAAACCGAAGAATCGCTTCGGGAGAGCGAACGCAGCAAATCCGTTTTGATCTCTAATCTGCCGGGTATGGCTTACCGCTGCAATTTTGACCGGGAATGGACGATGCAGTTCATCTCAGACGGCTGTTTTTCCTTGACCGGGTATCATCCTGAAAACCTGTTGTATAACAGGGATCTTTCTTTCAACGATTTAATCGTGCCGGAATACCGTGAATCCCTCTGGGAAGAGTGGAATCGTATCCTGATTTTGAAAAAACCGTTTCGATATGAATATGAGATAAACACTGCCGACGGAAAGCGAAAATGGGTCCTTGAGATGGGACAGGGCGTATATAACGAACACGGAGACGTCGAGGCGCTGGAAGGCATCATCCTCGACATCTCTGCCAGTAAGGAAATTGAAAATATATTTAAGTATAACAGCGAACACGATATCTGGACAGGCCTTTATAACCGAAGATATTTAGAAAATCTATTATATGAAGACGCAAAAAAACTGTCAACCAAAAAACGAGCCGTCATCAGCATTAATTTGGGCGCCGTTTACTCCCTGAGTTTGAAATACGGGTTTCAATACAGTCAGGAATTGATTCGGAAAGCCGCAAAAAAGCTTGAGACGCTTTGCACCGAAAGCCGTCAATTGTTCAATACCTATGAAAATCGCTTTGCTTTCTACATAAAAGAATATAAAGATCAGGACGAATTGACTGCCTTATGCGAGACGATCGTCGGCATCTTAAAAACGATGTTATCCGTCGAGAGAATCGGCGGAGGGATCGGCATCATCGAAATCGACGATGATAACAAAAGCAATGTCGATCTTTTATTGAAAAATCTTTTGGTCGCTTCAGAACGAGCGATTAATCTTTTTCAACCCGATATCGGTATTTGCTTCTTCGATAAAGAGATGAGCACTCAAATCGCCCGGGACGAAGCCATTAACCGGGAACTGACTCAAATCGCAGCCGGTGAACATGCTGATCGGTTATTTCTGCAGTTTCAGCCTGTTTTGGATCTTGAGACCAATCAAATCAACGGGTTTGAGGCTTTGGCCCGATTGAGGAATGACAATTTGGGTTTGGTTTCTCCTGCCGAATTTATTCCCATTGCCGAGAGAACGAATCTTATTATACCACTCGGGTATCAAATTATCCGCAAATCGTTTGCATTTTTAAATCGTATCCGGCAAGAAGGATTTGATGATGTCAGCATCTCTGTCAATATTTCCGCAATTCAACTGCTGAAAAACGATTTTACCGAAAATTTGTTCGCCATCATTGATGAAATGCAGACCGATTCGTCCAATATTGCACTGGAGCTGACAGAATCGATCTTTGCCGCGGATAATGACGAAATCAACAATATTCTCAGCACCTTGAAAACCCGCGGAATCCGCATCTTCCTTGACGACTTTGGTGTCGGTTATTCTTCGCTCGCCCGGGAACGGGAATTGGATATCGATTGTCTGAAAATCGATAAATATTTCATGGTAAGCCTCCTGTTCACTCTGGGAGCAAACTTGTCCAACGGTGATATTCTTTCGTTTATAATACCGCATCACCGTGTCCTATTTCTACCCCCTCCGTGTCCAATTTTAGTTTACCACTTCACCGGCACCCGTTTTGACCCGCAAATTGCCGAATTATTTATTCAAATGATGGAGAATCAAACCTAAATCATAAAAATACCCCCGCGCCATTCGGTGCGGGGGTATTTTTAGCAGTTTATATTTTCAGATCGTATTTCTTGGGATCCAGTTTGTCACACTCGGGAAGTACAGCGGCAACAAACTCCTGTTCATCCTCGGGCAGGTCTTCAATTTGATCGGAGAGCTTTTCCAGCCAGTCCTTTTCACGTTGGGTCAACGTGAGCCGGTCGGCGTTAACGCCCTTGCGCATGGCTTCGAGCACCAGTTCCGCCGCCCGTTTGGTACGCGCATAATAACCGTCCGTCTTGACCAGTTCTTTGGAGATGTCCAGCACCACATTGGGACGCAGCACATAGGCCTGCGGGTCAAGCTTGGAATCGGAGTCGGCGCAGATATCGCGCAGTAAAAGCGCGGTCTGCTTGCCTCTTGCCGTGCCCTCGTTCATCATGCGGCAGTCATAGACGAGTTGTTCAAAAGCGACGGTCGGGGCCATGCCGCCCAGCAGCTTGATATTTTGAATCGATTCATTGCTCCATAGGTCAGCGAGGGAGAGCGCGACGTTGCCGACGGGAGAAAGGTGCGCGCAGGCCGCAACCCGGCCTTCCATCGCAATCGGTGTCCCCGTGATGGCCTTGATATAGACGCCCTCGTAACCGCAGTCCT
This window harbors:
- a CDS encoding EAL domain-containing protein, translating into MSVLFLIAVMILLSGLYLSYIWNRYQTMASDEAISLAESLESFLHSDQIAVLSGSADDLQKPEYITTKQSLKWLVEVKNQIRFAYLMALRDGKVIFLMDSESPESLDYSPPGQVYAEADKQTFLSFTAGKTVLTRPSVDRWGTWVSVMVPIKNSNGNTIAVFGIDYSAEEWNLRIWERMIADIVIVFCVFSLFIAWLLSRTRSALLKELGKKLALDEALYHSVFNQAPIGIAIVNDKSFVNRSEFGNSNINPTFERILGRSSRELTEVKWPDITHPDDLKPDLDHFELFKSGKTNGYTMEKRFIKPDGSAVWTNMKISAFLNGPENSPMHLCLLEDISARKETEESLRESERSKSVLISNLPGMAYRCNFDREWTMQFISDGCFSLTGYHPENLLYNRDLSFNDLIVPEYRESLWEEWNRILILKKPFRYEYEINTADGKRKWVLEMGQGVYNEHGDVEALEGIILDISASKEIENIFKYNSEHDIWTGLYNRRYLENLLYEDAKKLSTKKRAVISINLGAVYSLSLKYGFQYSQELIRKAAKKLETLCTESRQLFNTYENRFAFYIKEYKDQDELTALCETIVGILKTMLSVERIGGGIGIIEIDDDNKSNVDLLLKNLLVASERAINLFQPDIGICFFDKEMSTQIARDEAINRELTQIAAGEHADRLFLQFQPVLDLETNQINGFEALARLRNDNLGLVSPAEFIPIAERTNLIIPLGYQIIRKSFAFLNRIRQEGFDDVSISVNISAIQLLKNDFTENLFAIIDEMQTDSSNIALELTESIFAADNDEINNILSTLKTRGIRIFLDDFGVGYSSLARERELDIDCLKIDKYFMVSLLFTLGANLSNGDILSFIIPHHRVLFLPPPCPILVYHFTGTRFDPQIAELFIQMMENQT